From the Vibrio vulnificus CMCP6 genome, one window contains:
- a CDS encoding siderophore ferric iron reductase, giving the protein MRPEWLKRFWFRPPPPAIYQLIFTHSKQVSPYLKGSFGELPKACILVGNPNSTAIIQSIYHQLTQANPEAGSSYWLTRTWDLLCWQPIYLSFLSIYGLKSLPDFAHFGQFQHRGFIAGYRFASEMHWHGEPEVLVPRAGEQLLILFEQYRQQINHWTRIRPGFSNHLLADLILSCLIKLQTMRPELNNGYIEQQAKLWLDAFHLSDKHLASLIQEETEGRLKHIRMSCCLAYKCRNGTLCQDCPRLSTNKR; this is encoded by the coding sequence ATGCGCCCAGAATGGCTCAAACGTTTTTGGTTTCGTCCACCTCCACCCGCTATTTATCAATTAATTTTCACGCACTCGAAGCAGGTTTCCCCCTATTTAAAAGGCTCATTCGGAGAGTTGCCGAAAGCGTGTATCTTGGTCGGAAATCCAAACAGCACTGCCATCATACAGAGCATTTATCACCAGCTTACGCAGGCTAATCCAGAAGCGGGCAGCAGTTACTGGTTAACGCGTACTTGGGACTTGCTCTGTTGGCAACCTATCTATCTCAGTTTTCTCTCCATCTATGGGTTAAAGTCGTTGCCAGATTTTGCGCACTTTGGCCAGTTCCAGCATCGTGGCTTTATTGCGGGATACCGCTTTGCCTCTGAAATGCACTGGCATGGCGAGCCGGAGGTATTGGTCCCGAGAGCTGGTGAGCAGTTATTAATTTTGTTTGAGCAATACCGTCAACAAATCAACCACTGGACACGAATTCGCCCCGGATTTAGCAACCACTTGCTCGCCGATTTGATTTTAAGTTGTCTGATCAAGCTTCAAACCATGAGACCTGAACTCAACAATGGCTATATCGAGCAGCAAGCGAAACTTTGGTTGGATGCGTTTCATTTATCTGACAAACACTTAGCGAGTCTCATCCAAGAGGAAACTGAAGGCAGGCTCAAACACATTAGGATGAGCTGTTGTTTAGCATACAAGTGCCGCAACGGAACCCTCTGCCAAGATTGCCCCAGACTTTCCACGAACAAACGTTAA
- a CDS encoding RNA methyltransferase: MISKNQLKLLRALGQKKQRKALGLFLVQGEKNVLELANSTLKVKQVFATAEFLQQHAVELAGYECIEASLDDLTKASTLVSNNAAIAVVEIPAIETPKAQGLMIALDGVSDPGNLGTIIRVADWYGIKHIIASSDCADPYNPKTISATMGSFGRVQVSLVDLPSYLEQANLPIYGAFLEGESVHKTTFSAQGILLMGSESHGVREQASKLVTDKITIPTFGGAESLNVAMATGIILDNIRRQHS; the protein is encoded by the coding sequence ATGATTTCAAAAAACCAACTAAAACTGCTTCGAGCTTTGGGGCAAAAGAAACAGCGCAAAGCGCTTGGCTTATTTCTGGTTCAAGGTGAAAAAAATGTCCTTGAGTTGGCCAACAGCACGCTCAAGGTGAAACAGGTGTTTGCCACGGCAGAGTTTCTACAGCAACATGCGGTTGAGCTGGCAGGTTATGAATGCATTGAAGCATCGCTGGACGATTTGACGAAGGCGAGCACGCTGGTGAGCAACAACGCGGCGATTGCGGTGGTAGAAATCCCTGCGATTGAAACGCCAAAAGCACAAGGTTTGATGATCGCCCTTGATGGTGTGTCTGACCCCGGTAACCTTGGCACCATCATCCGCGTGGCGGATTGGTATGGCATCAAACACATTATTGCCAGCAGCGATTGTGCCGACCCATACAACCCGAAAACCATCAGTGCCACCATGGGCAGCTTTGGCCGTGTGCAGGTGAGCCTGGTTGATCTGCCCAGTTACTTAGAGCAGGCAAATTTGCCAATTTATGGTGCGTTTCTTGAAGGGGAAAGTGTTCACAAAACGACGTTCTCAGCGCAAGGCATTTTGCTGATGGGCAGTGAATCTCACGGTGTTCGTGAACAAGCGTCGAAGCTCGTCACCGACAAGATCACCATTCCGACGTTTGGTGGGGCAGAATCGCTCAATGTGGCGATGGCAACGGGCATTATTCTCGACAATATTCGCCGTCAGCACAGTTAA
- a CDS encoding AraC family transcriptional regulator, protein MATAQSRDRSVSTFNRISKVLSFIHNNLDAPLSLEEIAEQSCWSRWQLQRVFQAETGLTVAHYVRELKLSTAAEMLLDTDQRVIDIALSLSFNSEIAFSRAFKQLFGYSPRLYRKQAQRFGLKKPIEISEINHAGINASSFVEVKVDTKEAFLLKGVRGEMNGLFSLKPNFAQVVPLLWKNLEEAATNLPPLMNRRLGVVDVTQASFDGSHIKYWAGIELDSNISLPELPSLISDQLETLAVPQQTYAIVKHKGPIERLPKTLEWFIIHWLPNSGYRGIDGYELEVYPTDYHPNSLNAEMEYWVPIQKV, encoded by the coding sequence GTGGCAACAGCACAAAGTAGAGACAGATCTGTATCGACATTCAATCGCATCAGCAAGGTGTTGTCGTTCATTCATAACAACCTTGATGCGCCGCTGTCTCTGGAAGAAATTGCGGAACAAAGTTGCTGGTCACGCTGGCAATTGCAACGCGTCTTTCAAGCGGAAACGGGCTTAACCGTCGCGCACTATGTACGTGAATTGAAACTGAGCACTGCCGCTGAAATGCTGTTGGATACGGATCAGCGAGTCATTGATATCGCCCTTTCCCTTAGCTTTAACTCCGAGATCGCCTTTAGCCGCGCATTCAAGCAGTTGTTTGGCTACAGCCCTCGCCTCTATCGCAAGCAAGCGCAACGCTTTGGCCTAAAGAAACCCATCGAAATATCAGAAATTAATCACGCAGGCATCAATGCAAGCTCGTTTGTTGAAGTGAAAGTCGACACCAAAGAGGCGTTTTTGCTGAAAGGGGTTCGTGGGGAAATGAATGGCTTATTTTCTCTTAAGCCCAATTTCGCACAAGTCGTCCCTCTGCTTTGGAAAAACCTTGAAGAAGCGGCCACAAACCTTCCGCCATTAATGAACCGAAGACTTGGTGTCGTGGATGTAACTCAAGCGAGTTTCGATGGTAGCCACATCAAGTATTGGGCAGGTATCGAACTTGATTCGAACATATCCCTTCCAGAACTGCCCAGTTTGATTTCCGATCAACTCGAAACGCTGGCAGTACCCCAACAAACTTACGCGATCGTAAAACACAAAGGCCCGATTGAGCGACTTCCGAAAACGCTGGAATGGTTCATTATTCATTGGCTGCCAAATTCTGGCTATCGCGGCATAGATGGTTATGAACTGGAAGTCTACCCCACTGACTATCACCCCAACTCACTCAATGCTGAAATGGAGTACTGGGTACCGATCCAAAAAGTATGA
- the fdxA gene encoding ferredoxin FdxA, with protein sequence MAFVVTDNCIQCKYTDCVAVCPADAFHEGPNFMVINPIECIDCGLCVDECAAAAIFQEDELPEDQVIYKELNAELAELWPVQTEVKPAMDEAEKWNGVPNKLDMLER encoded by the coding sequence ATGGCATTTGTGGTAACTGATAACTGTATCCAATGTAAATACACGGATTGTGTCGCCGTTTGCCCGGCGGATGCCTTTCACGAAGGGCCGAACTTCATGGTGATCAACCCCATCGAGTGCATCGACTGTGGTTTGTGTGTGGACGAGTGTGCCGCCGCGGCAATCTTCCAAGAAGATGAGTTGCCAGAAGATCAAGTGATCTACAAAGAGCTGAATGCGGAATTAGCCGAGCTCTGGCCAGTACAAACCGAAGTGAAGCCAGCAATGGATGAGGCAGAAAAGTGGAATGGCGTGCCAAACAAGTTGGACATGCTCGAAAGATAA
- a CDS encoding NAD(P)/FAD-dependent oxidoreductase, whose translation MIRLTELRLPLDHEEGALLEAITAKLGISAEQVLSFSMFRRGYDARKKTNIQLIYTLDIEVANQDKLLAKFSNDPHVRETPDMEYKYVAQAPANLTERPIVIGFGPCGLFAGLVLAQMGFNPIIVERGKEVRERTKDTFGFWRKRTLNPESNVQFGEGGAGTFSDGKLYSQVKDPNFYGRKVITEFVEAGAPEEILYVSKPHIGTFKLVTMIEKMRAKILELGGEIRFSTRVDDIHMEDGQITGVTLSNGEELKSRHVVLAVGHSARDTFEMLHERGVYMEAKPFSVGFRIEHKQSMIDEARFGSNAGNPILGAADYKLVHHCKNGRTVYSFCMCPGGTVVAATSEEGRVVTNGMSQYSRAERNANSAIVVGISPEIDYPGDPLAGIRFQRELESNAYRLGGENYDAPAQKIGDFLKGRDPSALGDVEPSFTPGIKLTDLEKALPPFAIEAIREAIPAFDRKIKGFASEDGLLTGVETRTSSPVCIKRDKEYQSVNLKGFYPAGEGAGYAGGILSAGIDGIKVAEAVARSMVAQLENA comes from the coding sequence ATGATACGTTTAACTGAACTTCGACTTCCTCTCGACCATGAGGAAGGCGCGCTTCTCGAAGCCATTACCGCCAAGCTCGGCATTTCCGCAGAGCAGGTTCTTTCTTTTTCCATGTTTAGACGTGGTTACGATGCTCGTAAAAAGACCAACATCCAGTTGATTTACACGCTGGATATTGAAGTGGCGAATCAAGACAAGTTGTTAGCGAAGTTCAGTAACGATCCCCATGTTCGTGAAACGCCGGACATGGAATACAAGTATGTGGCTCAAGCGCCAGCGAACCTCACTGAGCGCCCAATCGTGATCGGTTTTGGCCCTTGTGGCTTGTTTGCTGGCCTTGTGTTGGCGCAAATGGGTTTCAACCCAATCATTGTTGAACGCGGTAAAGAGGTGCGTGAGCGTACCAAAGATACCTTCGGTTTTTGGCGTAAGCGTACGCTGAATCCGGAGTCAAACGTACAGTTTGGTGAAGGCGGTGCGGGCACCTTTTCTGACGGTAAACTTTACAGCCAAGTGAAAGATCCTAATTTCTACGGCCGCAAAGTGATCACCGAATTCGTTGAAGCGGGCGCGCCAGAAGAGATCCTCTACGTGAGTAAGCCGCACATCGGTACCTTTAAGTTGGTTACGATGATCGAAAAAATGCGCGCGAAAATTCTTGAGCTCGGCGGTGAGATTCGCTTTAGCACGCGTGTTGACGATATCCATATGGAAGATGGCCAAATCACGGGCGTGACGCTGTCTAACGGTGAAGAGCTGAAATCTCGCCATGTGGTGCTCGCTGTCGGTCACAGTGCGCGCGATACCTTTGAAATGTTGCATGAGCGCGGCGTTTATATGGAAGCGAAGCCGTTCTCTGTCGGTTTCCGTATCGAGCACAAACAGTCGATGATCGACGAAGCGCGTTTTGGTTCAAACGCGGGCAATCCAATTCTCGGCGCGGCAGATTACAAACTGGTGCACCATTGTAAGAATGGCCGCACGGTTTACAGCTTCTGTATGTGTCCGGGTGGCACGGTAGTAGCGGCGACCTCTGAAGAAGGCCGCGTTGTGACAAACGGCATGAGCCAATACTCACGTGCTGAGCGTAACGCCAACAGTGCGATTGTGGTGGGCATCTCTCCTGAGATCGATTACCCGGGCGATCCGCTCGCGGGTATCCGTTTCCAGCGCGAGCTTGAATCCAATGCTTACCGTCTTGGTGGTGAAAACTACGACGCACCTGCACAGAAAATTGGTGACTTCCTAAAAGGTCGCGATCCAAGTGCTCTTGGTGACGTGGAGCCATCATTCACGCCAGGTATTAAACTGACGGACCTTGAGAAGGCGTTGCCACCCTTCGCTATTGAAGCGATCCGCGAAGCGATTCCCGCGTTTGATCGCAAGATCAAAGGTTTTGCGTCTGAAGACGGTTTGCTCACCGGTGTGGAAACGCGTACCTCTTCTCCTGTGTGCATCAAGCGCGACAAAGAATACCAAAGCGTTAACCTCAAAGGTTTCTACCCAGCGGGTGAGGGTGCAGGTTATGCTGGCGGTATCCTTTCTGCGGGTATCGACGGCATTAAAGTGGCCGAAGCCGTTGCGCGTAGCATGGTGGCTCAGCTAGAAAACGCCTAG
- a CDS encoding TonB-dependent siderophore receptor, protein MNTTTPFKTSSIALAIMATFTTPLVAAEQSSIENAQLETTQLETITVLGKVYRNTATKTALEPEETPQGVTIIDKELLDQRGVKSVNEALRYAPGVVTEQKGAAVTMYDNFSIRGFETNNQNYYDGLILPYLAGWNLHPQIDPVAIQQIEVFKGPTSVLYGTMPPGGMVNIIAKSPQQEQSTSVGLATGSRHLVQASLDSAGQIGDSNLSYRLVAMARKQDSQVNGADEERYLIAPSLDWQVTDRTLINVNLYYQNDPAMGINSSMPVEVVKRQSPSVSMGDTNWSTFERDILMLGYKLNHEFNDNWSFLQNARYTDASLYQENTYHLDTGFTAATGALSRNIYTTDESYKSVVIDNQLSGLVTMGNWQHNLLVGVDYQDLDGDSSYKEFAGNAAFYTFNAYQPNNNLLDKSQLNEVYSERHDIGFEQLGVYFQDQIRHGQLILLAGGRYDLFKSHDDKTSTAPTYDGKETSDHNQFSYRVGALYELGNGLSPFANYATSFEPAAGTDINGKSLKPQTGEQIEVGFKYMSADMANTLTASYFNITKFDSIAADPNDPTFRAKIQLGEVTSQGVELEGQAYLADNWDVLASYTYLDMEVKKATDATLVGTTPIYVPKHSANLWTNYYLTSGALSGARIGGGVRYVGEMEMDATNTQGKVPSYTVADLSLGYDLGSASDSLNGAQVNLVVNNLFNEQYYSCYNQTNCWFGAEQTVELNVNYGF, encoded by the coding sequence ATGAACACAACAACTCCATTTAAAACTTCCTCTATCGCGCTTGCGATCATGGCTACGTTTACCACTCCTCTTGTTGCCGCCGAGCAAAGCAGCATCGAAAACGCTCAGCTTGAAACGACCCAACTTGAAACCATTACGGTGCTTGGCAAGGTCTATCGCAATACGGCGACCAAAACGGCGTTGGAGCCCGAGGAGACACCACAAGGTGTGACGATCATTGATAAAGAACTGCTGGATCAGCGCGGTGTTAAATCGGTCAATGAAGCCCTGCGCTATGCTCCGGGCGTAGTGACGGAACAAAAAGGTGCTGCGGTCACCATGTACGACAACTTTTCTATCCGCGGCTTTGAGACAAACAACCAGAACTATTACGATGGTTTGATCTTGCCTTACTTAGCAGGCTGGAACTTGCATCCACAAATTGACCCAGTCGCAATTCAGCAAATAGAAGTGTTTAAAGGCCCAACCTCGGTGCTCTACGGAACCATGCCTCCGGGCGGCATGGTCAACATCATTGCCAAATCACCGCAACAGGAACAAAGCACATCGGTAGGGCTGGCAACGGGCTCGCGTCATCTTGTACAAGCGTCGCTGGACTCTGCCGGGCAAATCGGTGACAGCAACCTATCCTACCGACTGGTGGCCATGGCACGTAAGCAAGATAGCCAAGTCAACGGTGCCGATGAAGAACGTTATCTCATCGCACCGTCTCTCGACTGGCAAGTAACCGATCGCACTCTGATCAACGTAAATCTTTACTATCAGAACGATCCCGCCATGGGCATCAACTCTTCCATGCCTGTTGAAGTGGTGAAAAGACAATCGCCTTCGGTCTCGATGGGAGATACCAATTGGAGTACCTTCGAGCGTGACATACTCATGCTTGGCTATAAGCTCAATCACGAGTTCAATGACAACTGGTCATTTCTACAAAATGCCCGTTATACCGATGCCTCGTTGTACCAAGAGAACACTTATCACCTTGATACCGGCTTTACAGCGGCGACGGGTGCGCTGTCTCGAAATATCTATACTACCGATGAAAGTTACAAGAGTGTGGTGATAGACAACCAGCTTTCTGGTCTAGTGACGATGGGCAATTGGCAGCACAACTTGCTGGTTGGCGTCGATTACCAAGATCTCGATGGGGATTCTTCATACAAAGAGTTCGCTGGCAACGCTGCTTTTTATACCTTCAATGCCTATCAACCAAACAACAATCTGTTAGACAAAAGCCAACTCAACGAAGTCTATTCAGAGCGCCACGATATTGGCTTTGAACAGCTGGGCGTCTATTTCCAAGATCAAATACGCCACGGCCAACTGATTTTGCTGGCAGGCGGACGTTACGATCTGTTCAAATCCCACGATGATAAGACAAGTACTGCGCCAACGTATGATGGCAAAGAAACGTCCGATCACAACCAGTTCTCCTATCGTGTTGGTGCTTTATATGAGCTTGGCAATGGCCTGTCACCCTTTGCCAACTATGCCACCAGCTTTGAACCCGCGGCAGGCACCGACATCAACGGCAAGAGCTTGAAACCGCAAACGGGCGAGCAGATCGAAGTGGGCTTTAAGTACATGTCTGCAGACATGGCCAACACGTTGACCGCGTCTTACTTCAACATTACCAAATTTGACTCCATTGCCGCCGACCCTAACGACCCAACGTTCCGTGCAAAGATCCAATTGGGCGAAGTAACGTCTCAAGGTGTCGAGCTTGAAGGGCAAGCCTATCTGGCTGATAACTGGGATGTGCTGGCCTCTTACACCTACCTTGATATGGAAGTGAAAAAAGCCACCGATGCCACGCTTGTCGGAACGACACCGATTTATGTGCCAAAACACAGCGCAAATCTTTGGACGAACTACTACCTCACTTCCGGTGCTTTAAGTGGTGCTCGTATTGGTGGTGGTGTGCGTTATGTGGGCGAAATGGAAATGGATGCTACCAACACCCAAGGCAAGGTGCCATCGTACACGGTCGCTGACCTCTCGCTTGGTTACGACCTGGGCAGCGCGAGTGATTCACTCAATGGCGCGCAAGTTAACTTGGTGGTGAACAACCTGTTCAATGAGCAATATTACTCATGCTACAACCAGACCAACTGCTGGTTTGGCGCGGAGCAAACCGTCGAGCTCAACGTGAATTACGGCTTCTAA
- the melB gene encoding melibiose:sodium transporter MelB — translation MSEKITLQTKLSYGLGALGKDFACAPIYIFLMFYFTDVAGLSAAFVGTIFLAARIIDAITDPMMGVIVDNTRSKFGKFRPWIVIGTLLNAIVLVGLFSTHMFEGTTLYIYAAAAYILWGLTYTIMDIPYWSMIPALSSSRQEREKLVVWPRLFASLAWFITGTYGLHIVGELGNGNQGDGFFNVAMLIAVLFVMSAFLIARNVKEKAAPANAKPAEKFSFKDVLTIIGKNDQLKALIGTVLSFQIANLLVGGFAIYYFSYALGNAELFPVYMAVAGAAEVAGVFLFPRIASLLPRKLLWPIACGFPILSCVLLLLMGFVAPANALMIGMAGAAIKFGVGIANALQTVMLADVVDYGEHKTGRRSESVIFSVQTMLVKFAGAAGGFIVGVGLSVVGYVPNVEQSSSTIMGLEFMMIGLPAIMMTISGVIYQRYYHLHEGFDKSAVESEVKGTGSLAQA, via the coding sequence ATGTCTGAAAAAATTACGCTACAAACCAAACTGTCCTACGGTCTTGGTGCACTCGGTAAAGACTTTGCTTGTGCACCTATCTACATCTTCTTAATGTTCTACTTTACGGACGTGGCCGGCTTGTCTGCTGCTTTCGTGGGTACCATCTTCTTAGCCGCTCGTATTATCGATGCGATTACTGACCCAATGATGGGGGTGATCGTCGACAATACACGTTCTAAGTTCGGTAAGTTCCGTCCTTGGATTGTGATTGGCACGCTGTTAAATGCGATTGTCTTAGTTGGCCTTTTTAGTACGCACATGTTTGAAGGGACAACGCTTTACATCTACGCGGCCGCGGCTTACATCCTTTGGGGTTTAACTTACACCATTATGGATATTCCTTATTGGTCAATGATTCCTGCGCTATCAAGTTCTCGCCAAGAGCGCGAGAAGCTGGTGGTATGGCCACGTTTGTTCGCGAGCCTTGCATGGTTCATTACGGGGACTTACGGTCTGCACATTGTCGGCGAGCTGGGTAACGGCAACCAAGGCGACGGTTTCTTTAATGTTGCTATGTTGATTGCCGTTCTGTTTGTGATGAGCGCATTCTTGATTGCGCGTAACGTCAAAGAGAAAGCGGCGCCGGCAAACGCGAAACCCGCAGAGAAATTCAGCTTCAAAGATGTACTGACTATCATCGGTAAAAACGACCAGCTTAAAGCGCTAATCGGCACGGTTCTCTCTTTCCAAATTGCGAACCTATTGGTGGGTGGTTTTGCGATTTACTACTTCTCTTACGCGCTGGGTAACGCAGAGCTATTCCCAGTTTACATGGCGGTGGCAGGCGCGGCAGAAGTAGCGGGGGTGTTCTTGTTCCCTCGCATCGCTTCTCTACTACCACGTAAACTGCTGTGGCCTATCGCTTGTGGTTTCCCAATTCTATCTTGTGTGCTTCTGCTACTGATGGGCTTTGTTGCGCCAGCTAACGCTCTGATGATTGGTATGGCGGGTGCGGCAATTAAGTTCGGTGTAGGTATCGCGAACGCACTGCAAACGGTCATGCTGGCGGACGTTGTGGATTACGGTGAGCACAAAACCGGTCGTCGTAGCGAGAGTGTTATCTTCTCAGTACAAACCATGCTTGTGAAATTCGCAGGCGCAGCAGGTGGCTTCATTGTCGGTGTGGGCTTGTCGGTTGTCGGTTACGTCCCTAACGTAGAGCAATCGTCAAGCACCATCATGGGGCTTGAATTTATGATGATTGGTCTACCAGCCATCATGATGACCATCAGTGGTGTGATTTACCAACGCTACTACCATCTGCATGAAGGGTTTGATAAGTCTGCGGTTGAATCTGAGGTAAAAGGAACGGGTTCTTTGGCTCAAGCCTAA